One genomic segment of Dehalococcoidia bacterium includes these proteins:
- a CDS encoding zinc ribbon domain-containing protein — protein MPIYEYRCQDCGHKSSVFVRRIGLEVEPVCESCGSRRMNRLISRVAVLRSEDDIFQGLAEDVSLDDVDESDPRSMARFIRRMSQRLGEPLDAEMEAELERMEAGELPEEEGDDEGASEGEEE, from the coding sequence GTGCCCATCTACGAATACCGCTGCCAGGACTGTGGCCACAAAAGCAGCGTCTTCGTCCGCCGCATCGGCCTGGAAGTGGAGCCTGTCTGCGAGAGCTGCGGAAGCCGCCGCATGAACCGCCTCATCTCGCGGGTGGCCGTCCTGCGCTCCGAGGACGACATCTTCCAGGGCCTGGCTGAGGACGTCAGCCTGGACGATGTGGACGAGTCGGACCCCAGGAGCATGGCCCGTTTCATCCGCCGCATGTCCCAGCGCCTGGGCGAACCCCTGGACGCCGAGATGGAGGCGGAGCTGGAGCGCATGGAGGCAGGGGAGCTGCCCGAGGAAGAAGGGGACGACGAGGGCGCCTCCGAGGGCGAGGAGGAGTGA
- a CDS encoding zinc ribbon domain-containing protein, translating to MPIYEFKCRDCGRLTSIFVKTMSTPYEARCSHCGGESVERAISRFAYHKSEQTILEEYGAEPKRLEDYKDPRQIGRWVERKFQEYGMELPREAREMIDAAREGEFPEPVKDL from the coding sequence ATGCCCATCTACGAGTTCAAGTGCCGGGACTGCGGCCGTCTCACCAGCATCTTCGTCAAGACCATGAGCACACCCTACGAGGCCCGCTGCAGCCACTGCGGAGGCGAGTCGGTGGAGCGGGCCATCTCCCGGTTCGCCTACCACAAGAGCGAGCAGACCATCCTGGAAGAATACGGGGCCGAGCCCAAGCGCCTGGAGGACTACAAGGACCCGCGCCAGATAGGCCGCTGGGTGGAGCGCAAGTTCCAGGAATACGGCATGGAGCTGCCCAGAGAGGCGCGGGAGATGATAGATGCCGCCCGCGAAGGCGAATTCCCAGAGCCGGTAAAGGACCTTTAG
- a CDS encoding haloacid dehalogenase has protein sequence MDTSPLGEIAQRLRDYLTEKHEAREVALSLCREVVRLSANAVRAAHRSEFEAAAELLAQARAKLDQADEALQRHRDIYYGGFVHDAAKEYAEAVCTLALLSGRRLPTPEEVGVEAQAYLNGLGEAVGELRRHLLDMLRQGDLARCEETLTAMSDIYDALVTMDYPEAVTGGLRRTTDAVRATLERTRGDFTLAYVQRRLEERLDALLEGRGRP, from the coding sequence GTGGACACCTCCCCCCTCGGCGAGATCGCCCAGCGCCTGCGGGACTATCTGACTGAGAAACACGAGGCGCGAGAAGTGGCCCTCTCCCTCTGTCGGGAGGTGGTGCGCCTCTCGGCCAACGCCGTGCGCGCCGCTCACCGCAGCGAATTCGAGGCCGCGGCGGAGCTGCTGGCCCAGGCGCGGGCCAAGCTGGACCAGGCCGACGAGGCCCTGCAGCGCCACCGGGACATCTACTACGGCGGCTTCGTCCACGACGCCGCCAAGGAATATGCCGAGGCGGTCTGCACCCTCGCCCTCCTGTCGGGCCGCCGCCTTCCCACCCCGGAGGAAGTGGGAGTGGAGGCCCAGGCTTATCTGAACGGCCTGGGCGAAGCGGTGGGCGAACTGCGCCGTCACCTGCTGGACATGCTCCGCCAGGGCGATCTGGCCCGCTGCGAAGAGACGTTGACGGCCATGAGCGACATCTACGACGCCCTGGTGACCATGGACTACCCCGAGGCCGTCACCGGCGGCCTGCGCCGCACTACCGACGCCGTTCGGGCTACCCTGGAGCGTACCCGAGGCGACTTCACCCTGGCTTACGTCCAGCGTCGACTGGAGGAGCGGCTGGACGCCCTCCTGGAGGGACGCGGGCGCCCTTGA
- a CDS encoding 5-formyltetrahydrofolate cyclo-ligase — translation MEDARAAKQALRERVWRALEEAGEALFPGAWGRIPNFRGASEAARRLRQLPVWREARVLKCNPDLPQLPLRRSALREGKTVYMAVPRLRNLECFIELDPARLGPRAWQAATIAGAFRYGRPVHPRDLPVIDLVVCGSVAVDRQGGRVGKGGGYSDLEFAIAAHLGKVGPGTTIVTTVHPLQVLDEELPMLPHDIPLDYIVTPQEVIACSRRHPRPRGIYWEMLEAEKLAAVPVLTWLRQQGA, via the coding sequence ATGGAGGACGCCAGGGCCGCCAAACAGGCCCTCCGGGAGCGGGTCTGGCGGGCGCTTGAGGAGGCGGGAGAGGCCCTTTTCCCCGGGGCATGGGGCCGCATCCCCAATTTCCGCGGCGCCAGCGAGGCCGCCCGCCGCCTCCGCCAGCTTCCCGTCTGGCGGGAGGCGCGCGTCCTCAAGTGCAACCCCGACCTGCCTCAGCTCCCCCTGCGCCGCTCAGCACTCCGCGAGGGCAAGACGGTCTATATGGCTGTCCCTCGCCTCCGTAACCTGGAGTGCTTCATCGAATTGGACCCCGCGCGACTGGGCCCGCGGGCCTGGCAGGCCGCCACCATCGCCGGGGCATTCCGCTACGGGCGGCCCGTCCATCCGCGCGACCTGCCCGTCATAGACCTGGTGGTGTGCGGGTCGGTGGCCGTGGACCGGCAAGGGGGCCGCGTCGGCAAGGGGGGCGGCTACTCCGACCTGGAGTTCGCCATAGCCGCTCATTTGGGGAAGGTGGGGCCAGGCACGACCATAGTCACCACGGTGCACCCCCTGCAGGTGCTGGACGAAGAGTTGCCCATGCTGCCCCATGACATCCCTCTGGACTACATCGTCACGCCACAGGAGGTCATCGCCTGTTCTCGCCGGCATCCCCGCCCCCGGGGCATTTACTGGGAGATGCTGGAGGCCGAGAAGCTGGCGGCGGTCCCGGTCCTGACCTGGCTGCGGCAACAGGGGGCATAG
- a CDS encoding LysE family translocator has protein sequence MSLGALFAEVLVTSLSGALSPGPLSTMAVREGARGGAGAGLLLALGHSLLELGIVLGLAFGLEDLLQRQDVGTGIALAGGLYLLWLGRGTLATALAAGPLPGGRATASASGAGALLAAGLGVSVSNPFFLAWWGTVGAGLVGQALDEGAAGVAVLYFAHVLTDFGWLTALSALTAGGRRVLGTAFHRWALVLSGVALLCLGGLFLWRGVSGL, from the coding sequence GTGTCCCTGGGCGCCCTCTTTGCCGAGGTGCTGGTCACCAGCCTGAGCGGCGCCCTCAGCCCCGGCCCCCTGAGCACCATGGCCGTGCGAGAGGGGGCGAGGGGAGGCGCCGGCGCCGGCCTGCTCCTGGCCCTGGGCCACTCGCTGCTGGAGCTGGGCATCGTGCTGGGGCTGGCCTTCGGCCTGGAGGATCTTCTGCAACGACAGGACGTGGGCACAGGCATCGCCCTGGCGGGAGGCCTCTACCTGCTCTGGCTGGGGCGGGGGACCCTCGCCACGGCCCTGGCGGCAGGCCCCCTGCCGGGTGGCCGGGCGACGGCATCGGCCTCGGGGGCAGGCGCACTGCTGGCGGCGGGGCTGGGCGTCAGCGTCTCCAACCCCTTCTTCCTGGCCTGGTGGGGGACGGTGGGGGCCGGTCTGGTAGGCCAGGCCCTGGACGAGGGGGCGGCAGGGGTGGCCGTCCTCTACTTCGCCCACGTCCTCACCGACTTCGGCTGGCTGACAGCGCTTTCGGCCCTGACTGCGGGCGGCCGCCGCGTCCTGGGCACGGCCTTCCACCGCTGGGCGCTGGTGTTGAGCGGCGTGGCCCTTCTCTGCCTGGGCGGCCTCTTCCTGTGGCGGGGCGTCAGCGGCCTGTGA
- a CDS encoding histidine phosphatase family protein has product MRLLLVRHGETEYNRLGLALGRGDVPLNVNGRRQARRLARALATEGVSAIYSSPLRRCLDTAAAIAGACGLQVQVLPELVEMDIGRAEGLTYAEVRERFPDVLQRWLGSQDPSLEALGGESLPEVQERAWSAIVRLAQAHRGQTIVVVTHNFVILAVLARALGMPLASFRRLRHSVAAISELELEGESVALRRLNDTCHLRRADGRGWLP; this is encoded by the coding sequence GTGCGTCTGCTTCTGGTCCGGCACGGCGAGACGGAATACAACCGCCTGGGCCTGGCCCTGGGACGGGGCGATGTCCCCCTCAACGTCAACGGCCGTCGCCAGGCCCGTCGCCTGGCCAGGGCCCTGGCCACCGAAGGGGTCTCGGCCATCTACTCCAGCCCCCTTCGGCGCTGCCTGGACACGGCCGCGGCCATCGCCGGCGCCTGCGGGCTGCAGGTGCAGGTGCTGCCCGAACTCGTCGAGATGGACATAGGACGGGCCGAGGGGCTGACCTACGCCGAGGTGCGGGAGAGGTTTCCCGACGTCCTGCAGCGCTGGCTGGGCAGCCAGGACCCGTCCCTGGAAGCCCTGGGCGGCGAGTCGCTGCCGGAGGTGCAGGAGCGGGCCTGGAGCGCCATCGTCCGTCTGGCCCAGGCCCATCGCGGCCAGACGATCGTGGTCGTCACCCACAACTTCGTCATCCTGGCGGTGCTGGCCCGTGCCCTGGGGATGCCGCTGGCCTCCTTCCGCCGCCTGCGCCACTCGGTGGCCGCTATCTCTGAGCTGGAGCTGGAGGGGGAGTCGGTGGCCCTGCGACGTCTCAACGACACCTGTCACCTGCGGCGGGCCGACGGGAGGGGCTGGTTGCCATGA
- a CDS encoding septum formation initiator family protein, producing the protein MTRRAMPTTERPHWQRILARAVLALSAAAVVYILVTGGLGALRTHQLRQHEEELQAEVSQLQERQRWLEALRAYMQSDEFVEMMARQQLGLVRPGEKGIMVVSPSPTPAPTPTDGRPWWERLLP; encoded by the coding sequence ATGACCAGGCGTGCCATGCCCACGACGGAGAGGCCTCACTGGCAGCGGATCCTCGCGCGAGCAGTCCTGGCCCTCTCGGCCGCGGCGGTGGTCTATATCCTGGTGACGGGCGGCCTCGGCGCCCTGCGCACCCATCAGCTCCGCCAGCACGAAGAGGAGCTGCAGGCCGAGGTGTCCCAGCTTCAGGAGCGCCAGCGCTGGCTGGAGGCCTTGCGGGCCTACATGCAGAGCGACGAGTTCGTGGAGATGATGGCCCGTCAGCAGTTGGGCCTGGTGCGCCCGGGCGAGAAGGGCATCATGGTTGTCTCGCCATCGCCCACTCCGGCCCCGACGCCCACCGACGGCCGGCCTTGGTGGGAGCGTCTCCTCCCCTGA
- the tilS gene encoding tRNA lysidine(34) synthetase TilS: MGASPPLTPSPRRGSGDFRSLRSRLARFLARSGAIRPGERVLVAISGGPDSTALLVLLHSLQDEMGLELAAAHFDHGLRSRQEAEADLEYCRELAARLGLPLLAGSGDTAAHARGSGLSLEEAARQLRYRFLSEKAAQVGAEVVATGHTASDQAETVLLHLLRGSGLDGLSGMRPRSPWPYGPGPKLARPLLCLWREDTERCCRLLGIAPRQDPTNLDLAPLRNRVRHRVLPLLRELNPRVDEALVRLASIAAQAVDYLEGEASRRWGELARAEANRVRLDRQGLLTLHPAIASRLLRRAYGHLAGQGREPEAAQVEQALQVVGRGRGRAMLPHGVVLQATAREVWLRREPPSPVPPLPETPLRIPGLTEIDGWVFRAELVPPPSSPRTESPYEAYLDADAVGLELSVTSRRRGDRLRPLGLGGEKKLQDLLVDAKVPAEERDRVPIVRCRWGIAWVVGLRLDERAAVRPDTRLALHLVAQPPTARWEEG; encoded by the coding sequence GTGGGAGCGTCTCCTCCCCTGACTCCATCGCCCCGGAGAGGGAGCGGCGACTTCCGCTCCCTTCGTTCGCGGCTGGCCCGTTTCCTGGCCCGCAGCGGCGCGATACGGCCCGGCGAGCGGGTGCTGGTAGCCATATCGGGCGGCCCCGATTCCACCGCGCTCCTCGTCCTGCTCCATTCCCTGCAGGACGAGATGGGCCTGGAGCTCGCGGCGGCCCATTTCGATCACGGCCTGCGCTCTCGTCAGGAGGCCGAAGCAGACCTGGAGTACTGTCGCGAGCTGGCTGCTCGCCTCGGACTTCCTCTCCTGGCCGGCAGCGGCGACACAGCGGCCCACGCACGCGGAAGCGGACTGTCGCTGGAAGAAGCGGCCCGGCAACTGCGCTACCGCTTCCTCAGCGAGAAGGCAGCACAGGTGGGGGCGGAGGTGGTGGCCACGGGCCACACTGCCAGTGACCAGGCCGAGACGGTGCTGTTGCACCTGTTGAGGGGCAGCGGCCTCGATGGGCTGTCGGGCATGCGCCCCCGCTCGCCCTGGCCCTATGGCCCGGGCCCTAAGCTCGCCCGCCCTCTGCTCTGCCTGTGGAGGGAGGACACGGAGCGCTGCTGTCGTCTGCTGGGCATAGCGCCGCGACAGGACCCCACCAATCTGGACCTGGCCCCGCTGCGCAACCGCGTCCGCCACCGCGTGTTGCCGCTGTTGCGGGAGCTGAACCCCCGTGTCGACGAGGCCCTCGTCCGCCTGGCGTCCATCGCTGCCCAGGCAGTGGACTACCTGGAGGGAGAGGCGTCCCGCCGCTGGGGGGAGCTGGCCCGGGCCGAGGCCAACCGGGTCCGCCTGGACAGGCAAGGGCTGCTGACGCTGCATCCGGCCATCGCTTCGCGGCTGCTGCGGCGTGCCTACGGGCACCTGGCGGGGCAGGGACGCGAGCCAGAGGCGGCTCAGGTGGAGCAGGCGCTGCAGGTCGTCGGCCGCGGTCGCGGCCGGGCCATGTTGCCCCATGGCGTCGTCCTGCAGGCGACAGCGAGGGAGGTATGGCTGCGACGAGAGCCCCCGTCCCCAGTGCCCCCGCTCCCCGAGACGCCGTTGCGGATCCCCGGCCTGACCGAGATAGACGGCTGGGTCTTCCGGGCGGAGCTGGTGCCGCCGCCCTCCTCGCCACGGACCGAAAGCCCCTACGAGGCCTATCTCGATGCCGACGCCGTGGGCCTGGAGCTGTCGGTCACTTCCCGTCGCCGCGGCGACCGCCTGCGCCCCCTGGGGCTGGGAGGCGAAAAGAAGCTGCAAGACCTGCTGGTGGACGCCAAGGTGCCGGCCGAGGAGCGGGACCGGGTGCCCATCGTCCGCTGTCGCTGGGGCATCGCCTGGGTAGTGGGCCTGCGCCTGGACGAACGGGCGGCGGTGAGGCCTGACACCCGCCTTGCCCTGCACCTGGTGGCCCAGCCGCCGACCGCCCGCTGGGAGGAGGGCTGA
- a CDS encoding alpha/beta fold hydrolase, which produces MAAGHVPHVYTNGIVTFYEDARPQGRVDVPAVVLIHGYSVDLRLWDDTVPALLEAGFRVIRYDVRGHGRSLVPPRGYDFPTYASDLAELLDRLNVDRPISEELAVKDAHLVGLSMGGGIALQFALEQPQRVRSLTLVDSALPGFTYSPQFTAHIEELVGTARRLGPRAALEQVWLPHPIFDGVRRFPERFARLREMVLAFPGRDLLAEPSPPPPVQAVERLAEIRAPTLVLVGELDLPDFHLAAQVLATNLPRARLQVLPDCGHVPPLERPQEFNRALVEFLLEVERGS; this is translated from the coding sequence ATGGCCGCTGGACACGTGCCCCACGTCTACACCAACGGCATCGTCACCTTCTATGAGGACGCCCGCCCACAGGGGAGGGTGGATGTGCCCGCTGTAGTCCTGATCCACGGCTACAGCGTCGACCTGCGCCTGTGGGACGACACGGTTCCCGCCCTCCTGGAGGCGGGCTTCCGCGTCATCCGTTACGATGTGCGCGGGCACGGCCGCAGCCTGGTGCCACCGCGAGGCTACGACTTTCCCACCTACGCCTCTGACCTGGCAGAGCTGCTGGACCGCCTCAACGTGGACCGTCCCATCAGCGAGGAACTGGCGGTGAAGGATGCCCACCTGGTGGGGCTGTCCATGGGCGGGGGCATCGCCCTGCAGTTCGCCCTGGAGCAGCCGCAGCGGGTCCGCTCCCTGACGCTGGTGGACTCGGCCCTGCCCGGCTTCACCTATTCGCCCCAGTTCACAGCCCATATCGAAGAGCTGGTGGGCACGGCCCGCCGTCTGGGGCCGCGGGCCGCCCTGGAGCAGGTCTGGCTGCCTCACCCCATCTTCGACGGGGTGCGCCGCTTCCCGGAGCGCTTCGCACGCCTGAGGGAGATGGTGCTGGCCTTCCCTGGTCGCGACCTGCTGGCGGAGCCGTCGCCCCCGCCGCCCGTGCAGGCGGTGGAGCGGCTGGCAGAAATACGAGCGCCTACCCTGGTGCTGGTGGGAGAGCTGGACCTGCCCGACTTCCACCTGGCCGCCCAGGTATTGGCCACCAACCTGCCGCGGGCGCGGCTACAGGTGCTGCCCGACTGCGGCCACGTGCCGCCGCTGGAGCGGCCTCAGGAGTTCAACCGGGCGCTGGTGGAGTTCCTGCTCGAGGTGGAACGAGGCAGCTGA
- a CDS encoding nitroreductase family protein, with amino-acid sequence MDVFEAIYTLRAIRRFKPDPVPDELIWKVLEAATKAPSGGNRQPWRFVVVRDPETKRRIGQFYLEGWERFYGGETRQQMLADPDRARIYRSADYLARHLAEVPVLILACLRAGPGPVSTSDRGSSIFPAVQNLLLAARALGLGGVLTTLHRVREREVRQLLGIPDDWETMALIPLGWPAVPFGPVRRLPVEEVVYWERWGEKRSR; translated from the coding sequence ATGGACGTCTTCGAGGCCATCTACACCCTGCGGGCCATCCGCCGCTTCAAGCCCGACCCCGTGCCCGACGAGCTGATATGGAAGGTGCTGGAGGCGGCCACCAAGGCGCCCTCGGGCGGCAACCGCCAGCCCTGGCGCTTCGTAGTGGTGCGCGACCCCGAGACCAAGCGCCGCATCGGCCAGTTCTATCTGGAAGGGTGGGAGCGTTTCTACGGCGGCGAGACGCGCCAGCAGATGCTGGCCGACCCCGACCGCGCCCGCATCTATCGCTCGGCCGACTATCTGGCCCGGCACCTGGCCGAGGTGCCGGTGCTCATTCTGGCCTGCCTGCGCGCCGGCCCCGGGCCGGTCAGCACGTCCGACCGAGGGTCCTCCATCTTCCCCGCCGTGCAGAACCTGCTGCTGGCGGCCCGCGCCCTGGGACTGGGCGGAGTGCTGACCACCCTCCATCGCGTCCGCGAGCGGGAGGTCCGCCAGCTGCTGGGCATCCCCGACGACTGGGAGACCATGGCCCTCATACCGCTGGGCTGGCCGGCGGTGCCTTTCGGCCCCGTGCGGCGCCTACCGGTGGAAGAGGTGGTCTACTGGGAGCGCTGGGGCGAGAAGCGCTCCCGTTAA
- a CDS encoding replication-associated recombination protein A: MFAQAGEQRTAREAPLAARMRPRTLDELVGQEHLLAPGRALRRAIEADQVPSMILWGPPGTGKTSLARIIASMTRSHFEPISAVTAGVADLRRVVEEAKERRALYGQRTILFIDEIHRFNKAQQDVVLPHVEEGVITLIGATTENPSFEVVAPLLSRCRVYMLEPLSPEHIRTIVLRALSDRERGLGELRVEVDDDALDLLCRAAGGDARVALNALELAAAAAVPDAEGRRRLRREDILEALQRPAPRYDKAADLHYDTISAFIKSVRGSDPDAALYWLARMLEAGEDPLFIARRLVILAAEDVGLADPQALVLAVACQQAVHFVGMPEGYLPLAETTIYLACAPKSNSALEAYQRAARDARATQGEPVPLFLRNPVTRLMESLGYGQGYRYDHSYPEHYAGQDHLPPSLRGRRYYIPGSLGSEARLKEWLERLRARHAAPSDTPHARETNSEG, translated from the coding sequence ATGTTCGCCCAGGCAGGGGAACAGCGCACCGCCCGTGAGGCGCCCCTGGCCGCTCGCATGCGCCCCCGCACCCTGGACGAACTGGTGGGCCAGGAGCACCTGCTGGCCCCGGGCCGGGCCCTGCGAAGGGCCATCGAGGCCGACCAGGTGCCGTCCATGATCCTCTGGGGACCGCCGGGGACGGGAAAGACCAGCCTGGCCCGCATCATAGCCAGCATGACCCGCTCCCACTTCGAGCCTATTTCGGCGGTGACGGCCGGGGTGGCCGACCTGAGAAGGGTGGTGGAGGAGGCCAAGGAGCGTCGCGCCCTCTACGGCCAGCGCACCATCCTCTTCATCGACGAGATCCACCGCTTCAACAAGGCCCAGCAGGACGTGGTGCTGCCCCACGTGGAGGAGGGGGTCATCACCCTGATCGGTGCCACCACCGAGAACCCGTCCTTCGAGGTGGTGGCACCCCTCCTGTCCCGTTGCCGCGTCTACATGCTGGAGCCGCTCTCGCCGGAGCACATACGCACCATCGTGCTGCGGGCGCTCTCCGACCGCGAGCGGGGCCTGGGCGAGCTGAGGGTGGAGGTGGACGACGACGCCCTGGACCTCCTGTGTCGGGCGGCGGGCGGCGACGCCCGCGTGGCCCTCAACGCCCTCGAGCTGGCAGCCGCGGCTGCCGTGCCCGATGCCGAGGGCAGGCGACGGCTGAGACGGGAGGACATCCTGGAGGCCCTCCAGCGGCCCGCCCCTCGCTATGACAAGGCCGCCGACCTGCACTACGACACCATCTCTGCCTTCATCAAGTCCGTGCGCGGCTCCGACCCCGACGCCGCCCTCTACTGGCTGGCACGGATGCTGGAGGCGGGAGAGGACCCCCTGTTCATCGCTCGCCGGCTGGTCATCCTGGCCGCCGAGGATGTGGGCCTGGCGGACCCGCAGGCGCTGGTGCTGGCGGTGGCATGCCAGCAGGCCGTCCACTTCGTGGGCATGCCCGAGGGCTACCTGCCCCTGGCCGAGACCACCATCTACCTCGCATGTGCCCCCAAGAGCAACTCGGCCCTGGAGGCCTATCAGCGGGCTGCCCGGGACGCCAGGGCCACTCAGGGGGAGCCGGTGCCCCTCTTCCTGCGCAACCCCGTCACCAGGCTGATGGAGTCCCTGGGCTACGGCCAGGGCTACCGATACGACCACAGCTACCCGGAGCACTATGCCGGACAGGACCACCTGCCGCCATCCCTGCGCGGACGGCGCTACTATATACCTGGAAGCCTGGGCAGCGAGGCCCGGCTGAAGGAGTGGCTGGAGCGCCTGCGGGCACGCCATGCTGCTCCCTCTGACACGCCGCATGCGAGAGAGACGAACAGCGAGGGATAA
- a CDS encoding AraC family ligand binding domain-containing protein, translated as MDAARLTPWQRPEGPSREELEDAFRREGLSPRWWSNGPGERYAVHSHPYHKVLYCYRGSIRFGLADGRGAVFELRPGDRLDLPPGTPHWALVGPEGVICVEAPRE; from the coding sequence ATGGACGCAGCGAGGCTCACTCCCTGGCAGCGGCCCGAAGGCCCCTCCCGCGAGGAGTTGGAGGACGCCTTCCGGCGAGAGGGGCTGTCGCCTCGCTGGTGGAGCAACGGCCCCGGCGAGCGCTACGCCGTCCACTCCCACCCGTATCACAAGGTGCTCTATTGCTACCGGGGATCCATCCGCTTCGGCCTGGCCGATGGCCGAGGCGCCGTCTTCGAGCTGAGGCCCGGGGACCGCCTCGACCTGCCGCCAGGCACGCCCCACTGGGCGCTGGTAGGGCCCGAGGGGGTCATCTGCGTGGAGGCACCGAGGGAGTAG
- a CDS encoding CoA pyrophosphatase yields MTEEVATGVELLEKARIALAAHRPLTIQQPGAVPAAVLVPLYLKDGEAHVLLTERTHDVEHHKGQISFPGGARDPEDPDLLTTALRESYEEAGIHPQDVEVIGRLDDIVTITNFLVTPYVGILRCESGYGFCAHPREVASLLEVPLPHLLDWRNMELELRHWRGTPVLVPAFHWNSYRIWGATARILKQLLDLLQS; encoded by the coding sequence ATGACCGAAGAGGTCGCCACGGGTGTCGAGTTACTGGAAAAGGCGCGGATAGCCCTGGCTGCCCACCGACCGCTCACCATCCAGCAGCCCGGGGCGGTCCCGGCCGCAGTGCTGGTCCCCCTCTACTTGAAGGACGGCGAGGCCCACGTCCTCCTCACCGAGCGCACCCACGACGTGGAGCACCACAAGGGGCAGATCTCCTTCCCCGGTGGTGCTCGCGACCCCGAAGACCCCGATCTGCTGACCACGGCCCTGCGCGAGAGCTACGAGGAGGCCGGCATCCATCCCCAGGACGTGGAAGTCATCGGCCGCCTGGACGACATCGTCACCATCACCAACTTCCTGGTGACCCCCTATGTTGGTATCCTGCGCTGCGAGTCGGGCTACGGCTTTTGCGCACACCCCCGCGAGGTGGCATCGCTGCTGGAGGTGCCGTTGCCCCACTTGCTGGACTGGCGCAACATGGAGCTGGAGCTGAGACATTGGCGGGGCACGCCGGTGCTGGTGCCTGCCTTCCACTGGAACAGCTATCGCATCTGGGGCGCCACCGCTCGCATCCTGAAGCAGCTGCTGGACCTCCTGCAGTCGTGA
- a CDS encoding phosphotransferase family protein: MLEQQLAQYLNLRLSASGPVQVTGVRRIPGGASRETWAFDATWEEGGRTLCRGFILRRDPPASVVVTERDVEFQVMDAAGRAGIPVPRVLWLEKDGQHLERPFFVMERIDGCETSPQALLTDPAYIRVHDRIARRFVEVLAAIHALDWQALGLQEVLGPPPSPEECALREIQKWEQVLEREALGPEPVLRAALRWLRRHLPPPAQRIVLVHSDYRVGNFLFDAEGEIRGVLDWELAHLGDPMEDVAWACLRPWRWAGDERIGGIMAREEFYRLYQELTGLRIDPEAVRFWEVLGNVKLAVITITGARAIVQGRSREPVLAMIARGNSRLELEILELMGV; the protein is encoded by the coding sequence GTGCTCGAGCAGCAGCTGGCCCAGTACCTCAACCTGCGCCTGTCCGCGTCCGGCCCCGTCCAGGTGACGGGGGTGCGTCGGATACCTGGCGGCGCCTCCCGCGAAACGTGGGCCTTCGATGCCACCTGGGAAGAGGGAGGCCGCACCCTCTGCCGGGGATTCATCCTCCGTCGCGACCCCCCTGCCTCGGTGGTGGTCACGGAGCGGGACGTGGAGTTCCAGGTGATGGATGCAGCCGGCCGGGCCGGCATCCCCGTGCCCAGGGTGCTCTGGCTGGAGAAGGACGGCCAGCACCTGGAGCGCCCCTTCTTCGTGATGGAGCGCATCGACGGCTGCGAGACGTCGCCGCAGGCTCTGCTCACCGACCCCGCTTACATTCGGGTGCACGACCGCATCGCCCGCCGCTTCGTGGAGGTGCTGGCCGCCATCCACGCCCTGGACTGGCAGGCGCTGGGGCTGCAGGAGGTGCTGGGGCCCCCGCCGTCCCCCGAGGAGTGCGCCCTGCGCGAGATCCAGAAGTGGGAGCAGGTCCTGGAGCGGGAGGCCCTGGGTCCCGAGCCGGTCCTGCGGGCCGCCCTGCGGTGGCTGCGGCGCCATCTGCCGCCGCCGGCGCAACGCATCGTCTTGGTGCACAGCGACTACCGCGTCGGCAACTTTCTCTTCGACGCCGAGGGCGAGATCCGTGGCGTCCTGGACTGGGAGCTGGCCCACCTGGGCGACCCGATGGAAGACGTGGCCTGGGCCTGTCTGCGGCCGTGGCGCTGGGCCGGCGACGAGCGCATCGGCGGCATCATGGCCCGGGAGGAGTTCTACCGCCTCTACCAGGAGCTGACCGGGCTGCGGATCGATCCCGAGGCCGTGCGCTTCTGGGAGGTGCTGGGCAACGTCAAGCTGGCCGTCATCACCATCACCGGCGCCCGCGCCATAGTCCAGGGCAGGTCGCGGGAGCCGGTCCTGGCCATGATAGCCCGCGGCAACTCCCGCCTGGAGCTTGAAATCCTGGAGCTGATGGGGGTCTAG